A single genomic interval of Rhizobiales bacterium GAS188 harbors:
- a CDS encoding TolB amino-terminal domain-containing protein: MHSKKQTRQKLVPAANQLALLSMTGMGGSLPFLRSARTAWLCQLQTLAAVALFDGPIYDRPNTQRAPRLAQERRKLAAIVALDVVGYSRLMERDESGTLAMLTEHRTERLDPSLARHSGRLIKLIGDGALVEFASVVDALNAAIEFQRAMTRANLDRRDDERISFRIGVHVGDVIIDGDDLYGDGMNVAARLEGQAPPGGILISGNARDAVVNRVSAEFRDLGRLTLKNIERPVQAFQVMFDHEERQGADAERITAGLAVPSSGAASDVSSIAVRPFTVLSDERELQFLADGLGEDVIALLARMPGFFVIAKASSFEFRNPDMPTPAIARQLGVRYVLGGSVRALGGKIRLSAQLADAASGRVLWSGQFDAERSDAINLQDEITRGIIVELQPALTKAEIAVIRRQRPENIGAWGFYHQAAGVLAANGWNARSVEEARGFLQRALELDPNFALARAQLSLLMALAQNTALIERSKTLHEEAIAAAELAIADDGGSSEVLGYAGCAITDLGDAGRGGEILKQAVELDPSNAQAQVALGAALALSGDLDGGIAYMRHGIKLSPRDRRLAFWGWALGGFLMRAKRPAEALEEAKLAARRDPRLFLPPLLETLAHAALGQTDAAKISLISARRLRPELTLREVEISHGRRAMKTLADLWAEARP; this comes from the coding sequence ATGCATAGCAAGAAGCAAACCCGCCAGAAACTGGTGCCCGCCGCTAATCAGCTTGCCCTTTTGTCAATGACCGGAATGGGTGGAAGCCTGCCGTTCCTTCGATCTGCCCGAACGGCGTGGTTGTGCCAATTACAGACATTGGCCGCCGTTGCCTTGTTTGATGGCCCGATCTACGATCGTCCAAACACACAAAGGGCACCTAGATTGGCACAAGAGCGGCGTAAACTGGCCGCCATAGTGGCGTTGGATGTCGTCGGCTATTCTCGCCTCATGGAGCGCGACGAGAGCGGGACTCTCGCGATGCTGACCGAGCACCGGACCGAGCGGCTTGATCCGTCTTTGGCACGCCACAGCGGTCGCCTCATCAAGCTAATTGGCGACGGCGCGCTCGTTGAGTTCGCAAGCGTCGTCGATGCGCTGAACGCGGCAATCGAGTTCCAGCGGGCGATGACCAGAGCAAATCTCGATCGACGCGACGACGAACGTATCTCGTTTCGGATCGGTGTTCACGTTGGTGATGTCATCATTGACGGTGATGATCTATATGGCGACGGCATGAACGTTGCAGCTCGTCTCGAAGGACAGGCTCCGCCGGGCGGCATTCTCATTTCTGGCAATGCACGAGACGCTGTGGTGAACCGGGTGTCCGCCGAATTTCGCGATCTTGGAAGGCTCACGCTCAAGAACATCGAGCGGCCGGTGCAGGCTTTTCAGGTCATGTTCGACCATGAAGAGCGCCAAGGCGCCGATGCCGAGCGAATAACGGCAGGTCTTGCAGTGCCGTCATCCGGCGCCGCGTCCGATGTGTCGTCGATCGCGGTTCGACCATTCACTGTCTTGTCCGACGAACGCGAACTCCAATTTCTCGCCGATGGGTTGGGGGAAGATGTGATCGCTCTGCTGGCGCGTATGCCCGGTTTCTTCGTGATCGCCAAGGCGTCGTCATTTGAATTTCGAAATCCGGATATGCCGACACCGGCGATCGCGCGGCAGCTAGGCGTCCGTTATGTCCTGGGAGGCAGCGTACGAGCGCTTGGCGGGAAGATTCGGCTCTCAGCCCAACTGGCGGACGCGGCGAGCGGTCGCGTGCTCTGGTCTGGACAATTTGATGCTGAGCGCAGCGACGCGATCAACCTTCAGGACGAGATTACGCGTGGCATCATTGTCGAATTGCAGCCGGCGCTGACCAAAGCCGAGATCGCGGTGATCCGGCGACAGCGACCGGAAAACATCGGGGCCTGGGGCTTCTACCATCAGGCCGCCGGCGTGTTGGCCGCCAACGGCTGGAACGCGCGATCCGTGGAGGAAGCGCGTGGGTTCCTGCAGCGCGCGCTCGAGCTTGACCCAAACTTTGCGTTGGCACGCGCGCAGCTCTCTCTTCTCATGGCGCTCGCGCAAAATACCGCGTTGATCGAACGTTCCAAGACACTTCATGAAGAGGCCATTGCCGCCGCTGAGCTCGCGATCGCCGACGATGGTGGTAGTTCCGAAGTCTTGGGCTACGCCGGCTGTGCCATTACGGATCTCGGCGACGCCGGCCGCGGTGGGGAAATCCTGAAGCAGGCCGTCGAACTTGATCCCAGCAATGCCCAGGCTCAGGTCGCTCTTGGCGCGGCGCTGGCTTTGTCAGGCGATCTGGATGGCGGCATCGCTTACATGCGGCATGGGATCAAACTCAGTCCGCGCGACCGAAGACTGGCATTCTGGGGGTGGGCGCTCGGCGGGTTTTTGATGCGGGCCAAACGACCAGCCGAGGCGCTCGAAGAGGCGAAACTTGCGGCGCGCCGGGATCCGCGGCTGTTCTTGCCGCCGCTCCTCGAAACTCTGGCGCACGCCGCCCTTGGACAGACCGACGCTGCCAAGATCTCTCTGATCTCAGCCCGGCGGCTTCGTCCCGAGCTGACACTCCGCGAGGTCGAGATTTCGCATGGTCGACGGGCGATGAAGACTTTGGCTGATCTCTGGGCCGAGGCTCGACCCTAG
- a CDS encoding EamA-like transporter family protein encodes MALVTVAAVLWSTAGLFVRLLDLDVWTTLAWRSLFAALSLALIVGFQNRRHTIQAVRATGWPGLVAIPIAVISMGSYVIALKLTTVANVMIVYATVPFVAAAVAFFWIGERAESRVLLASAVAFTGIVIMVGFATRPQDISGNAVSFLMTLAFGVQLVMARRYPSLEMASINAIGAALCTVICWPLMAAGIPNPHQLIILALFGITTTALGHKLINRIPLVREL; translated from the coding sequence ATGGCGCTCGTGACGGTAGCGGCCGTGCTGTGGAGCACTGCTGGGCTTTTCGTCCGTCTCCTTGACCTCGATGTTTGGACGACGCTGGCTTGGCGCTCTCTATTTGCCGCACTCTCCCTAGCCCTGATAGTCGGCTTTCAAAATAGACGGCATACGATACAGGCTGTTCGCGCAACCGGTTGGCCCGGCCTTGTCGCTATTCCCATCGCCGTCATTTCGATGGGCAGCTACGTCATCGCCCTTAAGCTGACCACCGTTGCCAACGTCATGATCGTCTATGCGACGGTGCCTTTCGTTGCGGCTGCGGTTGCTTTCTTCTGGATAGGAGAGAGGGCCGAGTCCCGCGTCCTCCTCGCGAGCGCCGTCGCATTCACTGGTATCGTCATTATGGTGGGTTTCGCGACCCGCCCGCAGGACATTAGCGGGAATGCTGTTTCCTTCCTTATGACACTCGCCTTCGGCGTGCAGCTTGTGATGGCTCGTCGGTATCCTTCGCTTGAGATGGCGTCGATTAATGCCATTGGTGCTGCATTATGCACCGTCATCTGTTGGCCATTGATGGCAGCCGGAATTCCGAACCCTCATCAACTCATCATTCTGGCGCTGTTCGGAATCACGACGACCGCCCTAGGTCACAAACTCATAAATCGGATTCCCTTGGTGCGCGAGTTGTGA
- a CDS encoding monosaccharide ABC transporter membrane protein, CUT2 family, which produces MQSIKSNALEPTRSELAALSRWRAIGRLLPVYGLPILTILLIIFFSLLLPSTFPTYLNFRSILSDKAIIALLSLAATLPMMAGRIDLTVGFGIVMWHILAMSLLVKFGVPWPLAILIVIACGALVGLINGLLVEVAQVDSFIATLGTGTILYALALWHTDGRQIIGVLPADFISINTLSIAGIPIPAIYVIVLAVVLWIISERLPIGRHIYAIGANEKAAALNGIPVRAYVIGVFVASGLIAGLAGCVLAAKLRIGQANVGLDYLLPALVGAFLGSTTIKPGRVNIWGTIFGVLILAVGISGIQQLGGAFFVEPLFNGTTLVISIALAAFAQRRRTVARPDRVVKDSS; this is translated from the coding sequence ATGCAGTCCATTAAATCCAACGCACTCGAGCCAACCCGGTCAGAGCTCGCTGCGCTGTCGCGGTGGCGGGCGATCGGACGGCTGCTGCCGGTCTATGGCCTGCCGATCCTAACGATCCTACTGATCATTTTCTTCTCGCTCCTCCTGCCATCCACCTTCCCGACCTACCTCAACTTCCGTTCGATCCTCAGCGACAAGGCGATCATCGCGCTCCTGTCGCTGGCCGCGACTTTGCCGATGATGGCCGGCCGCATCGATCTCACCGTCGGTTTCGGCATCGTCATGTGGCACATCCTGGCGATGAGCCTGCTGGTCAAGTTCGGGGTCCCGTGGCCGCTGGCCATTCTGATCGTGATTGCCTGCGGAGCGCTGGTCGGCCTGATCAACGGCCTGCTCGTCGAAGTGGCGCAAGTCGACTCCTTCATCGCCACGCTCGGCACTGGCACCATCCTCTACGCGCTTGCCCTTTGGCATACCGATGGGCGCCAGATCATCGGCGTACTGCCCGCGGACTTCATCAGCATCAACACGCTGTCGATCGCCGGCATCCCGATCCCAGCCATCTACGTGATCGTCCTGGCGGTCGTGCTCTGGATTATCAGCGAACGGCTGCCGATCGGCCGCCACATCTACGCGATCGGCGCCAACGAGAAGGCGGCCGCGCTCAACGGCATCCCGGTCAGGGCCTATGTGATCGGCGTGTTCGTCGCCTCCGGCCTGATAGCCGGGCTTGCCGGCTGCGTGCTCGCCGCCAAGCTCAGGATCGGACAGGCGAATGTCGGGCTCGACTATCTGCTTCCCGCGCTCGTCGGCGCATTCCTCGGCTCGACTACCATCAAGCCGGGCAGGGTCAACATCTGGGGCACGATCTTTGGCGTCTTGATCCTCGCCGTCGGCATTTCCGGAATCCAGCAACTCGGCGGGGCGTTCTTCGTCGAACCCCTCTTCAACGGCACTACGTTGGTCATTTCCATTGCGCTCGCGGCCTTCGCGCAACGCCGGCGCACGGTGGCACGACCAGACCGTGTCGTGAAGGATTCGAGCTAG
- a CDS encoding monosaccharide ABC transporter ATP-binding protein, CUT2 family: MDADRQAVAATGSIEEPGKGATADGDDLLVVRDVSKQFGGTQALSDVGMRLNAGEILALLGENGAGKSTLIKILAGVYTLDKGSVTFRGADVTGSLRRLPIAFIHQDLGLIDWMTVAENICLTLGFPRRHGLVDWAAARGRAAAALEMLGADIDPDLRIQSLSRTEKSLVAIARALAAEAEILVLDEPTASLPADEVARLFAALRRLCARGVGMIYVSHRLDEVFEIADRMVVLRDGRVAGERRVTETTPDEAILLIVGREPSQVFRRPAERRGSPRLVLESVVVDAVGPVDCEIHAGEVIGFVGLRGAGQESVGRALFGVMPTTGGRILLDGKTIAPTSPRQAMSYGINLVCADRAGESIMPNLTVRENLFLNPVAAGLSLFSVLGPGRETRASLELGQRVGLRPNDPTLPIELLSGGNQQKAVVGRWLHLAAKVYVFEDPTAGVDVGAKAEIYRLFDVALRAGATILIVSTDFEEVANVCHRALVFDRGRVVAELAAADLSVENLLAAASANIGHSTKAAAAVFIDPARGVHAVH; this comes from the coding sequence ATGGATGCCGATCGGCAGGCCGTTGCGGCGACCGGCTCGATCGAGGAGCCCGGGAAAGGTGCGACGGCGGACGGTGACGATCTTTTGGTCGTGCGGGACGTATCGAAACAATTCGGTGGGACCCAGGCACTGAGTGACGTCGGCATGCGGCTGAACGCAGGCGAAATCCTGGCGCTGCTCGGTGAGAATGGGGCGGGCAAGTCCACCTTGATCAAGATTCTTGCTGGGGTCTACACGCTCGACAAAGGCAGTGTGACCTTTCGCGGCGCCGACGTCACGGGCTCCCTTAGGCGCCTGCCTATTGCCTTCATCCATCAGGATCTCGGTCTGATTGATTGGATGACGGTCGCCGAGAACATCTGTCTGACTCTCGGTTTTCCGCGGCGCCACGGCTTGGTCGATTGGGCTGCGGCGCGCGGGCGCGCAGCCGCCGCGCTGGAAATGCTCGGCGCCGACATCGACCCCGACCTCAGGATCCAGAGCCTGAGCCGAACCGAGAAATCCCTTGTCGCGATCGCCAGGGCGCTTGCCGCCGAGGCCGAGATCCTGGTGCTCGACGAGCCCACCGCCAGCCTGCCGGCGGATGAGGTGGCACGGCTGTTCGCTGCCTTGCGCCGGTTGTGCGCGCGCGGAGTCGGCATGATCTACGTGTCGCATCGACTGGACGAAGTGTTCGAGATTGCCGACCGGATGGTCGTCTTGCGCGACGGCCGCGTCGCCGGTGAGCGCCGTGTGACGGAAACCACGCCCGACGAGGCGATCCTGCTGATCGTCGGCCGCGAGCCATCGCAGGTCTTCCGCCGTCCTGCGGAGCGCCGCGGCTCGCCGCGTCTGGTGCTCGAATCGGTCGTGGTTGACGCGGTCGGCCCTGTCGATTGCGAGATTCACGCCGGCGAGGTTATCGGTTTCGTTGGCCTGCGCGGCGCAGGTCAGGAAAGCGTCGGCCGGGCGCTATTCGGCGTCATGCCGACCACTGGCGGACGCATTCTGCTCGACGGCAAAACGATAGCCCCGACCTCGCCGCGACAGGCGATGAGCTACGGCATCAATCTGGTCTGCGCCGATCGGGCCGGCGAATCCATCATGCCGAACTTGACGGTCCGCGAAAACCTGTTCCTCAACCCTGTTGCCGCGGGGCTCAGCCTATTTTCCGTGCTGGGGCCGGGCCGCGAGACTAGAGCCTCGCTGGAACTTGGCCAGCGGGTTGGCCTGCGACCGAACGATCCGACCCTGCCGATCGAGCTCTTGTCAGGCGGCAATCAGCAGAAGGCAGTGGTCGGGCGTTGGCTGCACCTCGCAGCGAAGGTCTATGTCTTCGAGGACCCGACGGCTGGCGTCGATGTCGGCGCAAAGGCAGAGATCTACCGGCTATTCGACGTAGCTCTCCGGGCGGGAGCCACTATACTGATCGTGTCGACTGATTTCGAGGAGGTCGCCAACGTGTGCCACCGCGCGTTGGTATTCGATCGTGGCCGCGTCGTTGCCGAACTTGCCGCCGCCGACCTCTCGGTCGAAAATCTGCTCGCCGCAGCCTCCGCCAACATCGGACACTCAACGAAAGCGGCTGCCGCCGTTTTCATCGACCCGGCCCGGGGCGTTCATGCAGTCCATTAA
- a CDS encoding Uncharacterized conserved protein: MADTDLIKPTYAYNMRLIGHSDQAGRSDGQQIMVRNGYAYIGHVCSKGFSVIDVRDPTKPKTVNYIQNPPNTWSLHLQVHDDLLLLVHGRDMFSQPEMADERNYYKPKAGTHGHEEALSARNWSAGMAVFDISKPAEPRQIGFMPVDGTGLHRIWYVGGRWAYASAMIEGFSDYILITVDVQDPTKPRIAGRYWLPGMNLAAGETAHWPLELGRYGLHHAVIHDDIAYCAWRDACLVVVDVADKSNPKQIVHKNWAPPFGGGTHNCLPLPDRDLLIVLDEAVLDNMEDGFKPIWVFDNHVKANPISIATFPLPGDRDYIAVGGHFGPHNIHENRPGSFQSSTLIFATYQNAGVRVYDISDQLRPVEVGACVPPAPKKLVDPRPNRPVVLHSADVFVDKNGIAYCTDWSGAGLYIMEYTG; the protein is encoded by the coding sequence ATGGCCGACACGGACCTCATTAAGCCGACCTACGCATACAACATGCGCCTGATCGGCCACTCCGATCAGGCCGGCCGCTCCGACGGTCAGCAGATCATGGTGCGGAACGGCTACGCCTATATCGGCCACGTCTGCTCGAAAGGCTTTTCCGTCATCGATGTGCGCGATCCGACCAAGCCGAAGACGGTCAACTACATCCAGAACCCGCCCAACACCTGGAGCCTCCATCTTCAGGTGCACGACGACCTCCTCCTCCTGGTCCATGGCAGGGACATGTTCTCCCAGCCGGAAATGGCGGACGAGCGCAACTACTACAAGCCGAAGGCCGGCACCCACGGTCACGAGGAGGCCCTGAGCGCGCGCAACTGGTCGGCCGGCATGGCCGTCTTCGATATCTCGAAGCCGGCCGAGCCGCGGCAGATCGGCTTCATGCCCGTCGACGGCACCGGGTTGCACCGCATCTGGTATGTCGGCGGGCGTTGGGCCTACGCCTCGGCGATGATAGAGGGATTCAGCGACTACATCCTCATCACCGTCGATGTGCAGGACCCGACGAAGCCGCGCATCGCCGGCCGCTATTGGCTGCCGGGGATGAACCTTGCGGCGGGCGAAACGGCCCACTGGCCGTTGGAACTCGGGCGCTACGGCTTGCACCACGCCGTCATTCACGACGACATCGCGTATTGCGCGTGGCGCGATGCCTGTCTGGTCGTTGTCGACGTTGCCGACAAGAGCAACCCGAAACAGATCGTCCACAAAAATTGGGCGCCACCTTTCGGTGGCGGGACACATAACTGCCTGCCCCTGCCCGACCGCGATCTCCTCATCGTTCTCGACGAAGCGGTGCTCGACAACATGGAGGACGGCTTCAAGCCGATTTGGGTATTCGACAACCATGTGAAGGCAAACCCGATCAGCATCGCCACCTTCCCGCTGCCTGGAGACAGAGACTACATTGCGGTCGGCGGGCATTTCGGTCCGCACAACATCCACGAAAACCGGCCTGGCAGCTTCCAGAGCTCGACGCTGATCTTCGCCACATACCAGAATGCCGGCGTCCGGGTTTACGATATCAGCGACCAGTTGCGTCCGGTCGAGGTCGGGGCTTGCGTGCCACCAGCTCCGAAGAAACTGGTCGACCCACGCCCCAACCGGCCGGTGGTCCTCCATTCGGCCGACGTTTTCGTCGACAAGAACGGCATCGCCTATTGCACCGACTGGAGCGGCGCCGGTCTCTACATCATGGAATACACGGGCTGA
- a CDS encoding Site-specific recombinase XerD has product MTNEAMSPLRRRMIEDMTVRKFVEKTQKDYIRHVKDLAVFLGRSPDTATAEDLRRYQLHLSDTGVRPPSINSAVSALRFFFSITIDRAAVTKPLTFVAEPRKIPVVLSPEEVARFLEAAPGPKYKAALSAAYGAGLRVSEVVALKVSDVDSKRMLLRIEQGKGRKDRCAMLSPQLLELLRDWWRIARPRVWLFPGQNRVNHLTTRQLNRAVHAAAHMAEITKRVTPHTLRHSFATHLLEQNIDIRVIQVLLGHAKLDTTALYTRVATNTIREVMSPLDRLTPLRARRDKPPA; this is encoded by the coding sequence ATGACCAACGAGGCCATGAGCCCATTGCGCCGGCGCATGATCGAAGACATGACGGTGCGCAAGTTCGTCGAGAAGACCCAGAAGGATTATATCCGTCACGTCAAGGACCTCGCCGTCTTCCTCGGCCGATCGCCGGACACCGCCACGGCCGAGGATCTGCGCCGCTATCAGCTGCACCTGAGCGACACCGGCGTCCGCCCGCCGAGCATCAACAGCGCGGTTTCGGCCCTGCGGTTCTTCTTCTCCATCACGATCGACCGTGCCGCTGTCACCAAGCCTCTGACGTTTGTCGCCGAGCCGCGGAAGATTCCTGTCGTCTTGAGCCCCGAGGAGGTGGCACGCTTTCTGGAGGCGGCACCCGGGCCGAAGTATAAAGCCGCGCTCAGTGCTGCCTATGGTGCGGGCCTGCGCGTTTCCGAGGTCGTCGCGCTGAAGGTGTCGGATGTCGACTCCAAGCGCATGCTGCTGCGTATCGAGCAGGGCAAGGGGCGCAAAGATCGCTGTGCGATGCTCTCACCGCAGCTGCTCGAGTTGCTGCGCGACTGGTGGCGGATCGCGCGGCCCCGGGTCTGGCTGTTTCCGGGACAGAACCGGGTCAACCATCTCACCACGCGCCAGCTCAACCGCGCCGTTCATGCCGCCGCTCACATGGCCGAGATCACCAAGCGGGTGACGCCGCACACGCTGCGCCACAGCTTCGCAACCCATCTGCTGGAGCAGAACATCGACATCCGGGTGATCCAGGTTCTCCTCGGACACGCCAAGCTCGATACCACGGCGCTCTATACGCGTGTCGCCACCAACACGATCCGCGAGGTCATGAGCCCGCTGGATCGCCTCACGCCGCTGCGCGCCAGGAGAGACAAGCCACCCGCATAG
- a CDS encoding Transposase zinc-binding domain-containing protein, producing MLRPALEVADIFRGHGPAWRRANAGHVSLGQLKVMAAIESCRTATLGGHVERCEDCAHTRIAYNSCRNRHCPKCQGVAAKQWLAERQAELLPVPYFHVVFTLPAAIAAIAYQNKTVIYDILFKASAETLTTIAADPKHLGARIGITAVLHSWGSAMTHHPHVHMIVPGGGISPDGQRWIACRAGFFLPVRVLSRLFRRLFLEKLAAAHAAGLLHFFGDHDPLHDEPAFTAYLAPLRRAEWVVYSKRPFGGPEAVLAYLSRYTHRVAISNSRLIASDGNSVTFKWKDYRAKGCERQKIMRLAADEFIRRFLIHVLPSGFHRIRHYGLFANSSRLDNVARARQLLAVPEPENETADAPDGNEPPLTQPCPCCGGRMIVIETFQRGCSPRSRPADSMIAIRIDTS from the coding sequence ATGCTTCGCCCGGCGCTGGAGGTCGCGGATATCTTCCGCGGCCACGGACCGGCATGGCGCAGGGCCAATGCCGGCCATGTGAGCCTCGGCCAACTGAAGGTCATGGCGGCGATCGAGAGCTGCCGCACGGCGACGCTCGGCGGTCACGTCGAGCGTTGCGAGGACTGTGCGCATACGCGCATCGCCTACAACTCCTGCCGCAATCGCCACTGCCCGAAGTGCCAAGGTGTAGCCGCCAAGCAATGGCTGGCAGAGCGCCAAGCCGAGCTGTTGCCGGTGCCGTACTTCCATGTCGTGTTCACGCTGCCAGCGGCGATCGCGGCCATCGCCTATCAGAACAAGACGGTGATCTACGACATCCTGTTCAAGGCCTCGGCCGAGACACTGACCACGATCGCCGCCGATCCCAAGCACCTCGGCGCACGCATCGGCATCACTGCCGTGCTGCACAGCTGGGGCTCGGCCATGACGCATCACCCGCATGTGCATATGATCGTGCCAGGCGGCGGCATCTCGCCCGATGGGCAGCGTTGGATCGCCTGCCGTGCCGGCTTCTTTCTGCCGGTGCGCGTGCTCTCGCGCCTGTTCCGCCGGCTATTCCTGGAGAAGCTCGCCGCCGCCCACGCGGCTGGTCTCCTGCACTTCTTCGGAGACCACGACCCTCTCCACGACGAGCCAGCCTTCACCGCCTATCTGGCGCCGCTGCGTAGAGCCGAATGGGTCGTCTACAGCAAGCGCCCGTTCGGCGGGCCAGAAGCTGTGCTGGCCTATCTGTCGCGCTACACCCACCGCGTCGCCATCTCCAACAGCAGGCTGATCGCGTCCGATGGCAACAGCGTCACCTTCAAATGGAAAGACTATCGCGCAAAGGGCTGCGAACGGCAGAAGATCATGAGACTCGCCGCCGACGAGTTCATCCGCCGCTTCCTCATCCACGTGCTGCCCTCAGGCTTCCATCGCATCCGCCACTACGGCTTGTTCGCCAACAGCTCGCGCCTCGACAACGTCGCGCGAGCGCGTCAACTGCTCGCCGTGCCGGAGCCTGAGAACGAGACAGCCGATGCCCCTGACGGCAACGAGCCGCCACTCACCCAGCCGTGCCCGTGCTGTGGCGGCCGCATGATCGTCATCGAGACCTTCCAGCGCGGCTGCTCGCCACGATCCCGTCCGGCGGATTCGATGATTGCGATCAGGATCGACACCTCATGA
- a CDS encoding Dienelactone hydrolase family protein: MRSYQVRSFEIFLAQVSNDDGQQVVFSSMPAEADRQREQLRGVLHGLGATPTTPITILSDGAEGPRSLGEAASLGPTRHVLDWFHLSMRIQHVAQTAKSWPDTSAGDPRTGADLADAIERIRWRLWHGQVKRALDLIGETLVTLDTIAAAASPPIAGTTAKLARVLRELETYVSGQSELIIDYATARRRGEPISTATTEALKAAKIKYTLYYYEGANHAFNDDTQSARYNEAAAKTAWQRTLASFKENVA; this comes from the coding sequence GTGCGCAGCTACCAGGTGCGTTCGTTCGAGATTTTCCTGGCACAGGTCAGCAACGACGACGGGCAGCAGGTCGTGTTCAGCAGCATGCCCGCCGAGGCTGACCGGCAACGCGAGCAGTTGCGCGGCGTCTTGCATGGCCTGGGAGCGACGCCAACGACGCCGATCACGATCTTGAGCGACGGTGCCGAAGGACCGCGATCTCTTGGAGAAGCAGCGAGTTTGGGTCCGACGCGCCATGTGTTGGACTGGTTCCATCTCTCCATGCGCATCCAACATGTCGCGCAAACGGCCAAGAGCTGGCCAGATACGTCGGCTGGCGACCCTCGAACGGGCGCCGACCTCGCCGATGCGATCGAGCGGATCCGCTGGCGTCTGTGGCATGGCCAGGTCAAGCGGGCTCTCGACCTCATTGGGGAAACGCTGGTGACGCTCGACACGATTGCTGCCGCCGCGTCGCCGCCGATCGCCGGAACCACAGCCAAGCTGGCTCGGGTCCTGCGCGAACTCGAGACATACGTGTCCGGGCAATCCGAATTGATCATTGACTATGCGACGGCCCGACGCCGCGGGGAACCGATCTCGACGGCGACCACCGAGGCGCTCAAGGCCGCAAAGATTAAATACACGCTCTACTATTATGAAGGCGCGAACCACGCCTTCAACGACGACACCCAGAGCGCCCGCTACAACGAGGCAGCCGCAAAGACCGCGTGGCAGCGCACTTTGGCGAGCTTCAAGGAGAACGTGGCGTAG
- a CDS encoding monosaccharide ABC transporter substrate-binding protein, CUT2 family, which translates to MSKFRLIGGGLVASAVIVGSHIVAAQAADDAFMKMAKDYIAQAAAPVTTWTGPTTGPKAQGKKLVIYVSADQKNGGASGVGDGAEEAAKAIGWDFRILDGQGSVPARSSALTQAIALKPDGIILGTIDAAEQAPIVEQAVAAGIKVVGWHAGPGPGKIEAVPGVFTNITTDPNEVAKASGLFAVVDSGGTAGVILFTDSIYAIATAKTNAEKAAVEGCTGCKVLSVEDTPIGDLSNRMGQLTTSLLAKYGKAWTYSIGVNDLYFDFAAPSLVSAGVDPATGYPRQIAAGDGSVPAFQRIRQKQYQLATVAEPLHLHGWQCIDEMNRALAGQPASGFVANVHLFINANIDKDGGAQNIFDPGNGYKDQYKKIWGVK; encoded by the coding sequence ATGTCGAAGTTTCGCTTGATCGGCGGGGGCCTGGTGGCTTCTGCGGTAATTGTCGGATCGCACATCGTTGCCGCCCAAGCAGCCGATGATGCCTTCATGAAAATGGCCAAGGACTACATCGCCCAGGCGGCGGCGCCGGTCACGACCTGGACCGGCCCGACCACCGGTCCGAAGGCGCAGGGCAAGAAGCTGGTCATCTACGTCTCGGCCGACCAGAAGAACGGCGGCGCCAGCGGCGTCGGCGATGGCGCCGAGGAAGCCGCCAAGGCGATCGGCTGGGACTTCCGCATCCTCGATGGCCAGGGCTCGGTCCCGGCGCGTTCGTCCGCGTTGACTCAGGCGATCGCACTCAAGCCCGACGGCATCATTCTCGGCACGATCGACGCCGCCGAGCAGGCGCCGATCGTCGAGCAGGCGGTCGCGGCAGGCATCAAGGTCGTCGGGTGGCATGCCGGGCCGGGCCCCGGCAAGATCGAGGCCGTTCCGGGCGTCTTTACCAACATTACCACTGACCCGAACGAGGTCGCGAAGGCCTCAGGCCTCTTTGCCGTGGTCGACTCGGGAGGCACCGCGGGCGTCATTCTGTTCACTGACTCGATCTACGCGATCGCCACGGCCAAGACCAACGCCGAAAAGGCGGCGGTCGAGGGGTGCACGGGCTGCAAGGTGCTGTCGGTCGAGGACACCCCGATCGGCGATCTTTCCAACCGCATGGGGCAGCTGACGACTTCGCTGCTCGCCAAGTATGGCAAGGCCTGGACCTACTCGATCGGCGTCAACGACCTCTACTTCGACTTCGCAGCCCCCTCGCTGGTGTCCGCCGGCGTCGACCCGGCGACCGGCTATCCCCGCCAGATCGCGGCGGGGGACGGTTCGGTGCCGGCCTTCCAGCGCATTCGGCAGAAGCAGTATCAGCTGGCCACGGTCGCCGAACCGCTGCATTTGCATGGTTGGCAGTGCATCGACGAGATGAATCGCGCCTTGGCCGGCCAGCCGGCGAGCGGTTTCGTGGCGAACGTCCACCTGTTCATCAACGCCAACATCGACAAGGACGGCGGCGCGCAGAACATCTTCGACCCGGGTAACGGCTACAAGGACCAATACAAGAAGATCTGGGGCGTCAAATAG